GGATTTAATTACCCAACGCTGGGGAGGCCCCGGACAGGACACCCTATGGGTAACCTTTAATGAACCCCTGGTGTTCTTTGGCCATGAAGTAGAAATCGGCCTCATCAATGTAGCTGATATGCCACGCTTCCTCGATAACATAGCCCGCGCCCACCGGCTAGGCTATGAGGCCGCCCACCGGGCCAACCCAGCTACCATGGTTACCACCAACGAGGCATTCTTACCTGCGGTCACGGGCATTACCGACACCATGCTGCTTAATCGGGTAGCAGATGCTCTGGATTATGTGGGCATTGACTACTACTACGGAGTAGCCGCCAATAATCTCACGACCATCAATGCCGCATTCGGCAAATTTGCTGCGGTACGCCCCCAACCAGAAGGAATCTATGAAGCCATTCAGCACTTTGCTGGAGCCTTCCCCGGTAAACCCATCTACATCGTGGAAAACGGTATGCCTACGGATAATGGGGTTCGAACCGATGGCGTAGAACGAGGAGATTTTATTAAGGACACCGTATTTTGGCTTCAGCGTGCACGTGCCGATGGCTACAACGTTATCGGCTATAACCACTGGTCCCTTGTCGACAACTACGAGTGGGGGAAATACGCACCTCGGTTTGGTCTCTACACCGTAGATGTCCTGAGTGATCCTCAATTAACTCGCCGACCCAGCTCCGGCGTCGACGCCTACCGGCAAGCCATTGCCGATGGTGGGGTTCCCGCGGATTACCATCCGGTTCTTCCTCTAGCGCAATGTTCGGCTTCTACCATTCCGGATAGTTGCCTTAACCCGCCAAACCCAACCGGTCCCCGAGCTCTGCTTCGGTGACTTCTCCCACAGAATTCGCTGTGCTCTTGCTAAGGGGAATATAACTGGGAGTAGTAATGAATCCTTAATGGATTCTTGTGTCCCTTACTCCCAGGAGCCGCCCTCATGCATATTGGCGTTCCCCGCGATCCGCACCCGGACCAGCGTCTGGTTGCCACCACCCCAGAAACCATAGCCTCACTCAAGAGATTGGGATATGAGGTGGCGGTGGAAAAAGGCGCCGGCACTAGCGCGCATTTCCCTGATCAGGCCTATCATGATGCCGGGGCGGAACTTGTTGATTCCGCTGCCGCTTGGGGCGCAGATATTGTTCTGTGCTTAGACCAACCCCCGCTCTCAGCGCTAGAGCTCATGAAACCCGGGGCGCTATTGATTTCTCGCCTGGCACCGGCAACCTCCCCCGAATTTATTGAGCAATGCCGTCAGCATCGCATTACCGCTATGGCGATGGATGCTGTTCCTCGGCTCAGCCGGGCACAATCCATGGATGTCTTATCCTCCATGGCTAATATCGCCGGATATCGAGCAGTAATTGAGGCGGCCTCAGAATTTGGCAGACTCTTTACCGGACAAGTCACCGCAGCCGGCAAACTTCCTCCTGCTCAGGTGTATGTTATTGGCGCCGGTGTTGCTGGCTTAGCTGCTATTGGAACAGCACAATCCATGGGCGCCGTGGTCAAAGCTACCGACGTCCGCCCAGAAACGGCTGAGCAAGTGCAGTCCATGGGTGCGGAATTTGTTGCCATCCCGGTTGCTACTGAAGAATCCGAAGACGGCTACGCCAAGGAAATGACCGCAGACCAGGCCCGAGCCGCAGCAATTCTCTATGCTGAACAAGCAGCCCGCGCAGATATTGTTATTACCACGGCAAATATCCCTGGACGTCGTTCACCGGTGTTGTTAACAGCTGCCGATGTGGCACAGATGCGCCCAGGAAGTGTCATCGTGGACATGGCCGCCCAAGGCGGAGGTAATTGTGAGCTCACTCAACCAGGCCAGGTAGTAGAAACCGGCAACGGAGTCAAGATCATCGGGTACACCGATCTTGCTGGCCGTCTTCCTGCTCAGGCATCTCATCTCTACGCTAAGAACCTCGCTAATTTCTTAGCACTATTAACTCCGGATAAAGACGGTTGTCCGCAGGTCAATTTGGATGATGACATTATCCGTGGCGTGTGTTTATGCCAGGGAGAAAATATTTTATGGCCTCCCCCACCAGTCAAGGTCTCGGCGGCCCCCGCCCCCGCAGATCAGAAAGCTGTGGCTGAACCCGCGGTGCCAGCGGAAGAAAAGACTCGACGCTCCCCGCTTCTCTGGATCGGGTTAGCAACCATCCTCGCGGTGGTGCTCATGGCCTTCTCCCCAGCCGCGGTCGCCAGCCACTATGTGGTGCTAATGCTGGCTATCGTCGTAGGTTTCTACGTTATTACCAGCGTCACCCACTCCCTCCACACTCCACTCATGTCGGAAACCAACGCTATCTCCGGGATCATTGTGGTAGGGGCGCTACCACAAATCGGTTCTCCTCACCTTGCTGTTCAAATCATCAGCATGATCGCGATTTTCGTCGCATCAATTAATATTTTCGGCGGCTTCACGGTCACCCACCGGATGCTCACAATGTTCCGAAAGGATTCTTAAGATGGATTCCTTGAGCACAATCTCATCCGTTATCGCTGCCTTGTGTTTCATTGTGGCGCTGGCTGGATTAGCGAAACAAGACACTGCTCAACGCGGCAATTTCTTCGGCGCTGTCGGCATGATGATCGCGGTTGCGGCAGCACTTGTACTGAGCCTAAAAAATTCGGCACATTCCATCCTCATGACGTTGGTGCTCATTGCGCCCGCCATGGGCGGTGGCGCCGTCATCGGAGTGTGGCGGGCCCGCCGCGTCGCAATGACCGGGATGCCTGAGCTCATCGCGATCTTGCATAGCTTTGTGGGCTTAGCGGCAGTACTCATCGGCTACAATTCCTTCGTAGAATCTTTAGGCCACGAGCCTGATCACTATGGTTTCCATCTTGGTGAGATCCACCTGGGAATATTCATTGGCGCGGTGACTTTCACTGGTTCCATTGTGGCCTGGTTAAAACTGTCCGGAAAGATTTCCGGTGCCCCACTTACTCTTCCTGGAAGAAACCTCATTAATCTGCTCATCCTCATCGTCTGTGCTGGATTATTGGTGGCTTTTATTTCTTCCGCCTCATGGTGGGCACTCATCATCATGACGGTCCTCGCCCTTATTCTTGGGGTTCACCTCGTCGCCGCTATTGGTGGCGGAGACATGCCCGTTGTGGTCAGTATGCTTAATTCCTACTCCGGGTGGGCGGCCGCTGCCGCCGGTTTTATGCTGGGAAACCCGCTGCTCATTATCACCGGCGCACTCGTTGGTTCTTCGGGTGCCTACCTGTCCGCCATTATGTGCCAGGCGATGAATCGTTCATTCCTCTCCGTCGTATTAGGGGGCTTCGGGTCTGACACCAGTTCCTCATCAAGCACCCTGGCTGATCCTCATGCCCAGCACAGCGAAATCTCCGCCGCCGAGACCGCAGAGCTGCTTCACGACGCCCGACGCGTAGTCATCGCCCCGGGATACGGCATGGCGGTAGCGCAAGCGCAATACCCCGTAGCAGAACTCACGCGGAAGCTGAGAGACCTCGGCGTCGATGTGGTATTCGCGATCCATCCGGTCGCCGGGCGGTTACCTGGCCACATGAATGTGTTGTTGGCAGAAGCCAAGGTCCCCTATGACATTGTTCTAGAGATGGATGAGATCAATGATGATTTCCCCGACGTCGACGTGGTGCTAGTCATTGGCGCCAATGACACCGTGAATCCCATTGCTGAAGAACCAGGATCTCCTATCGCTGGAATGCCGGTCCTCAAAGTCTGGGAAGCACACCGCGTTATTGTTTTGAAGCGCTCCATGGGCGCAGGCTATGCAGGCGTAGCTAACCCTCTCTTTAGCAAAGACAACACCGACATGCTCCTCGGTGATGCCAAAGGATCCGTAGAAGCACTCTGTCAGGATCTTTCCGTTTCCAGTCAGCTAAAAGAGAAAATGTGATACTCCCTCTCACCTTCTGAGACGATAGCGCTATTGTCTATCATGGTCTTATGAGTAGTGTTGATGACCTCGTGGGCCACTTACGCCAGTGGATAGATTCAGCTGCTCCCGGGACTCAGCTTCCATCCAGTCGCCGTCTCGTGGAGCAGTACCGGATAAGCCCGGTTACTGTCCACAAGGCAATGGACATCCTTAAAGGATTGGGTTTAGTAGAAAGTCGGCCCGGCAGTGGCACTTTCGTACGACAACAGCGCACCGCAAAGAGCCTAGATTTTACCTGGCAAGCTGCCGCCTTAAGGGAAGCTCCACCCCGAGTAATGGGGTTATCTGATCCGCTCCACAATGCAGACAACACCAGCATTGCTTTTCACTCTGGTTATCCTTCTCCGGAATTATTGCCGCTACGGCTGATTCGTTCAGCCCTTAACCGAGTAACCCGAAGCCCAAGTCTTGCCGACCGTAGCCCGAGCGCCGGACTTCCGGAACTGCAATCATGGTTTGCCCAAGAATTGGCTCATCGTAGCCCAGCCACAATCTCACCCCCGATGCCGCGTGATGTCACCATCGTCCCGGGAACCCAAAGCGGCTTAGTGGCAGTTTTTCGCTCATTGTGTGCTCCTGGTCAAGCAGTTCTGTGCGAATCCCCGACCTATTGGGGCGCTATTCTCGCTGCTCGACAAGGTGATGTGCGGCTCAAGGTCGTCGGGCACGATTCTGACGGGCCACTCATCTCTGATCTTGGTACAGCACTACGCACCACGGGCGCCAAGGTTTTTTATGCTCAACCTACCTTCCACAACCCGACGGGTACCCAGTGGTCACTTTCCCGCCGTGAAGAAGTCCTCGAGGTTATTCGCCGACATGGCGCCTTTCTCATTGAGGATGACTGGGCACGGGATTTCGCCATAGCCGAACCGCTGCTTCCGCTGGCGGCTTTAGATGATTCCGGCCACGTCATCTATCTTCGATCATTAACTAAAAGTATTTCTCCAGCCATCCGGGTGGGGGCGATCATTGCCCGCGGACCAGCACGAGACCGGATTTTAGGAAGCATCGGAGCCGATGCTTTATACGTCAGTGGACTACTCCAACAGGTTGCCGCAGATGTGGTGATGAATTCTGCGTGGAAAACGCATCTGCGACACCTCCGGTCCCAGCTTGCCCAACGGCGAGATCTCCTCATCGCAGCCTTAAGCCCTCTTGCTCCCGCTCTTTCTTTGGTGCATATTCCAGCCGGAGGATTAAACCTGTGGTTACGCTTAGCCGAGGGGATAGACGAGCAAGATCTTGCCTCCCGATGTAGCTCCCGTGGAACCTATATCGCCGCAGGTCAACAATGGTTCCCCAGTGATCCGCCAGGACAGTTTATTCGCTTAAACTATTCCTCTCCTGCCCCTTCTCGCTTCCATGAAGGAGCTGCAACCATGGGGGAGGTATTAGGAGAAATCCTCCGATAGTGCTACTGTTAAACATGAGTATTAATAGTAGCGCTTTCGCTTTAAGCGAGGAACCGTTATCCCCCTCACGGCGATCCCACGCCGGCCTATGGTGGGGCCTCTTAGGCGTCATCGCCTTTTCCTTCACCGTGCCACTCACCAAAGTTGCCCTTCGCGACGATCATCTCTCTGCTCTCTTTGTCGGATCAGGCCGCTCAGTCATCGCCGGCATCCTAGCCATCATCGCCTTGCGCTGGACCCGCCAGCCACTCCCCCGCGGGCAACAATGGATACAGGTAGCAGTAGTGGCTATCGGGGCAGTTCTGGGTTTCCCACTCTTGACCTCTTATGCCTTGCACGTCACTCCCGCTAGCCATGGGGCCGTGGTTATCGCCCTCTTGCCTGCTGCCACCGCCGTGATTGCCGTGCTCAGAACCAAAGAACAACCCGGAGCACTGTTTTGGGGTTCTGCCCTAGCCGGGGCGATAGCTGCCGTGATCTTTGCTCTCCACAGCAGCGGCAGTCTCAGCACATTGACGTGGCCGGACCTTCTTCTCTTCCTCGCTGTGGCACTATGCGCCATTGGCTACGCCGAAGGCGGAGTTCTCTCCCGCAGCCTCGGATCATGGCAAACCATTTCCTGGGCTCTAGTTATCTCTCTCCCCTTGATGACACTATTTTCCGGCGTAGCTTTAGTTCACCATCCACCAAGTGGCGGCTTAACTACCTGGTTGGCTTTCGCTTATCTCTCCGTCATCAGCATGTTCCTCGGGTTTTTTGCCTGGTATCACGGTTTAGCCCTTGGGCCAATGTCTCAAGTAAGCCAAATCCAACTCTCTCAACCGGTCATGAGCCTGCTCTGGGCTTGGTTACTGCTGGGCGAACACATCACTCTAGGAACGGTGATCGGCGGGTTCGTCGTCATTGCCTGCGCACTCAGTGCCGTCAGAGCCAGGGTGCACTAAACACCTCATCACTCTTGCCCTCGGGGGAACAGCGAACCTTACCTGCTGCCATTTCTTGCCGATATTTCACAATTTTCAGAGAGTTTTCACCTACTCTCCACGGCTGAGATAGCCTTTCTTCCTAATGAGAAGATAAGAACGCAGCAATAATCAACGCGCCCGCCAGGAACTCGCCACGAGATAAAGAAAACAAACCTATACTATCCAAGCGCTGAAAAGATATTTCGGCGCGCTTTTTCTTTTTTCGGCAACCCACGCAACCATAAAGACCATTTCTCATCAGGGGAAAAGTCCCCTCCGCAGATGACTTACCTAGTTATACTGTGGTGCTTTATGAGATTCCTGAATAGCTTCATCACCGGCCCCAAAACCCGCGGTGAGTCATCTTCCTCAAAAAACCATAACCTCTGTTTCTTTACTGGCAGCTTCAATCCCTAAGCCAGGAAAAGTACTACCAAGCTAGCCATTATTGACCCTTATTAGCTCAAACATATAATTTTCTATTAAATAAATTTTTTAATATCTCTTAAGGTTAAATACATCATGAGACCTCAACGCGCCCCTCATGCGGCGCGCCTCAACAAAGCTCAACGCCTCAGCGTGCCCCTGCTTTCCGGAGCAGTAATCGGGACAATCGCCGCTGGCCTCGGGACCCACCTCATTAGCGCGGAACCAGGATCCCCCACCATCGACCACGCGCAGCTCCCCGCCTCGCAACCACAGCCCATCAGCATCACCGTATCGGGAGATCTCCTATGGCATGAAAATGTTTTTGAAAGCGGCCACAACCCGGACGGCATCTGGGACTTTTCTCCAGTCTTCGCCCCCATGAAGCCCATTATTGACAACGCTGACCTGGCAATCTGCCATGAAGAAGTACCGTTTGCCCCGCCCGAAGGTCCCTTTAGCGGCTATCCGCAATTTCAAGCCCCTCCTCAGATTGCCCAAGGCGTAGCCCAAGCAGGATGGGACCTGTGCACCACAGCATCCAATCACTCAGTAGATGGCGGATTCCCCGGCATTCAACGCACCATGGATGCTTTTCAGGCAGCCGGAATTATGACCTCTGGTACGTCTCGCACCCCGGAAGAAGACGCTACCCCGCGGATCGTCACCACCGCCTCAGGGGTAAAAGTAGCCGTCGTCAACGGCACCTATGGCACTAACGGCTTACCGGTGGAGGAACCCTGGATGGTCCAGGACCTTAATCCGGATACGCTCTTGGCCAAAGCTAAAACTGCTCGTGAGGCCGGCGCTGATATTGTTATGGCGGCTATTCACGCCGGCAACGAAGGCGATACCGAGCCCACCGAGCAACAGACCGAATTAGCCCATATCCTTACTGCTTCCCCGGATATTGACGTGGTTTACGGGCACCATGCTCATGCCGTGCAACCCATTGAGAAAGTCAATGGGAAATGGGTCGTTTATGGTCTGGGGAATATGGTGGCTTCTCAGCTGCCAGATAACTTCCTGGCCTATGATGGCCTCACTGTGCGCTTCACCTTTGCCCCCACTGATCATGGGCGCTGGGAGATTTCTCGCTTGGATTATATTCCCACCATTATTAGCGCCCCCAAGGTCATGCCCGTCACTGTGTCCCCTATTTCTTCCTTGATAAATATGCCCGACGCAGATCTGGACCGAATTCACCAGTCCCGGCAACGAACCGTAGATACTGTTCTGTCTCGGGGAGCAGGAGCAGACCCCGTAGTCCATGAGGGCTAATACACACTAAGCGCTGCCCTCAGTACAAGTTCTCGCGATGCGAAGAGAACTCGTGTGCTTGGTGTTCTCCGCGCCCTTACTTGCGATCCTGCCGTGGTTAAGGGTTGGTACAGAGGGCGGCACTGCCAGCACTTCCTCGATGCGAGTCATGGTCGAGGTGTTCCCCTTAACTAAGAGCACAGCAACTTTTGGGCTCTGGAGAAGAAAAGAAACCCCGGCAGTTCATGCCGGGGAAATAAGTGGGCCCTCCGGGGCTCGAACCCGGGACCTGCGGATTAAAAGTCCGTAGCTCTACCAACTGAGCTAAAGGCCCAACCGTTGCTTCTTAGTATTGATTAAAGCAACTGTAACAGTATAACGCCTTTTTTGGCTGAAGTGGAATTAACCCCCTGACCTCGCACAATGCCAAGAGAACCCGTAGGTTCACAGGATGATCCTACGGGTTGTTGGTGATCAGACTATAAGATCAGCCTTTCATGCTGCCCTTGTCTGCCAGGTTGGTGTGGAAAGAAAATGCCGTGGGAAGATCATGCGGAGTGTGAAGGAATTTACCCTTATTGGCCCGCTCATAGTATTCCTCCAGCAATGGGCGGTAATCCGGATGAGCAATAGCGATCATCTTCTTCGCCCGGTCACGCGGGGTTAGACCGCGAAGATCTGCGTAACCATATTCAGTAATAACCACCATCACATCATGTTCGGTGTGGTCAATATGGCTTGCAAAAGGAACGATGGCAGAAATCGCTCCGTCTTTCGCTACGGAGGGAGAGATGAACGAGGAAATATAACCGTTGCGGGTGAAGTCACCGGAACCACCGATGCCATTCATCATGCGGGTACCAGAAACATTGGTGGAGTTGATATTGCCATAAATATCAGCCTCGATCATGCCGTTAGTGGCAATCAATCCGACACGACGAATGACCTCAGGATGGTTGGAAATCTGCTGCGGACGCAAAATGATGGAATCGCGGTACTTCTCAGCCTGGTCGTTCATTCGCTCGGCATACTCCGGGGACAAGGAGAAGGCCGTCGCAGAGGCAACGGTCATCTTGCCGGCGTCAATCAAATCAACCATGCCATCTTGGATAACTTCGGTGTAAGCCTGAATATTTTCAAACTTAGAGTCCAACAGGCCAGCCATCACCGCGTTGGGCACATTCCCCACGCCAGACTGCATGATGTATCCGTCATAGCTCAGGCGGCCAGCGGCAACTTCTCCCTCCAGGAAATCAAGGAAATTACTGGCGATCTTCTGGGACACTTCATCAGCTGGTTTGAAGGGGGCATTGCGGTCAGGGGAGTTGGTTTCCACCACGGCCACAACTTTGTCCAGATCAATGTCAATCCACGGAGAACCAATGCGCTGGCCGGGGGAGGTAATGGGCACCGGGATGCGGTTCGGCAGCTGTGGCATCCGCCAAATATCGTGCATTCCCTCAAGGTGTTCGGATTGCCAGGAGTTGACCTCGATGATGATGCGCTGAGCAGCGTCTAAGTACTCGACGTTGTTACCCACTGCAGACGAAGGAATGATGTGTCCTTCTTCAGTGATCCGCACTGCTTCAACAATCGCAACATCGAGCTGCCCAAAGAAGCCCTGCTGCATGTACATACCGCTGTGCGAAAGGTGGATGTCAGCATATTTCATCTGGGCGGCGTTAATGGAGTTCCGCATACTGGGATCGGACTGATAAGGCGTACGGAAATTAATAGCATTCGCCTCAGCCAGTACTCCGTCACAGTCCGGAGCAGTAGACGCGCCAGTAAATAAATCGATCTTAAAGTCATCACCCTTGTCATGGGCTGCCTTCGCGCGCTCAGCAATTGCGGTAGGAAGCGCCTTGGGGTAGCCAGCCCCGGTGAAACCGGAAATACCTACTTTGTCACCAGCATTAACAAATTGGGCAGCCCCCTCCGGAGACATAACTTTCCCACGAAGCTTATCGTTCGCAATCCGCTCAGACATGTAATTACCTCCTAAAGACCAGTCCGCCTCCCTGAGAAGTGGGTATTTGACTGACCTTTGTTTGTTCTTCATGAATGGACGCTAGTCACATCTTTGCGCCCAAGTTACGGAAACCACAGTAGCCTATTTCACTCTGATTCGCCTACTAGTCCTTTCCTCCCGCCAAAGCCATGGACTAGTCCCCAACGTAGCCTACCCCGGTTTGGGGGAAACGAGAGAAAAGAGCACAATATGGAGCGTGGTTTTAAAGATCGGATCCCTGGAACTTCGCTCCCCGGTGGTGTTAGCACCCATGGCAGGCGTCACGAACGTCGCGTTTCGACTCTTGTGTCGGGAGCAGGAATTGCAGCGCACAGGAACAGTATCCGGTTTATATGTGTGTGAGATGGTCACCGCGCGGGCACTCGTCGAACGTAATGAAAAGACGTTAAAGATGACGACTTTCGCACCGGAGGAAAATCCGCGAAGCCTCCAGCTTTATACCACTGATCCGCGATACACCTATGAAGCAGCGAAAATGATTGTGGATGAGGATATTGCCGATCATATTGATATGAATTTTGGGTGCCCTGTTCCCAAGGTCACTCGTCGTGGGGGAGGTTCAGCGCTCCCCTATAAACGTCGACTATTCGGCAATATCGTGGCTGCTGCGGTCAAAGCAACTGAAGGTACTGAAGTTCCCGTCACCGTGAAATTCCGGATCGGTATCGACGAAGAACACCACACCCACTTAGATGCTGGGCGAATCGCCGTTGACGAAGGAGCCCAGGCAGTAGCTCTACATGCCCGAACTGCCGCACAGCGCTACTCCGGGACTGCCCGCTGGGAGGAAATCACCCGACTAAAAGAACACCTCGTTCATACCGGCATCCCCGTTTTAGGGAATGGCGATATTTTTGGCCCCGCTGATGCCCGACGCATGATGGATCAAACCGGCTGCGATGGGGTGGTGGTAGGTCGCGGTTGCTTGGGACGGCCCTGGCTATTTGCCGAACTTTCTGCGGAGCTGCGTGGTGAGGACATTCCGGCCGAGCCGACACTTGGCGAAGTATGTCAGATTATTCAACGCCATACTGAACTTCTTGCCGCCCATGACGGAGAACAACGAGCCTGCCGTGATATTCGAAAACATATTGGCTGGTATCTGCGCGGTTTCCCGGTTGGTGGTGAGTTCCGAGCGGCTCTAGCGAAAGTGACAAGTCTGGAGGAACTCTCTAAGATTGTGCACCCCTGGGAAGATTCCACGGCTCTTGCTCGCGATGCGGATGGTGCTCGGGGCCGTCAAGGATCGCCGGGCAAGGTTGCCCTTCCGGAAGGGTGGCTGGATGATCCCGAGGATGACACCGTCCCTGAGGGAGCAGAAATTGAGAACTCTGGCGGATAGGTACACACGATGCGCCTGAGGCGTCGAGCCCCAGGAGACTTCTTAACGCGCGAAATCTGTGTCTTCCATCTATGCTGTTAGCCATGCGAACCGCTTATCGGGAACATTTAGATGCCTTTGCCCATGATCTCATTTTGATGTGCGATATCGTGCAAGAAACAATGACGCAGGCATCTCGAGCGTTATTACAACATTCCTTAGAAGCAGCAGAAGATGCGCTGTCCTTATCTGATCAACTGGAGGAAACGCGCGTCCGCTGCGATACCCGAGCTATTGAACTATTAGCCTTAGAAGCTCCCGTAGCCCGGGATCTCCGCCAAGTCATCTCCTCCATTTATATTGTGGAAGATTTCGACCGAATGGCCGCCCTAGGAATGCATGTGGCTCGTTGTGCCCGACGCCGCCACCCCGGCGCTGTTCTTCCCGAACCCATTGTGGGGTACTTTGAAGAACTAGCCCGCTTAGTGGCAGATATGGGTGCGCGGGTTCGAGACCTTTTGGTTGACCCGGACCCGGAAGTAGCCGTGGTCCTCGGTCAAGACGACGATGCCGTCGATGATCTCCACGACCATCTCATGAGTATGCTGACCCTCAGGGAATGGCCGCATAGCACGTGTGCCGCGGTGGATATCACTCTTCTAGCTCGCTATTATGAGCGCTTTGCCGATCATTGTGTCAATGTGGCCGCCAGAATTGTGTACCTCACCACCGGCATGATGAAAGAAGAATACTTAGCAGAACGAGAACGCTCTAAAGAAGAGGAAGATTTTCAACGCCGCTTTGAAGATCTTGAGCGGATCTACCATCGGGGCCGTTCATCTTCCTCTTAATCCCCCCCTTGGCGGGGCGGTTAGCCAAATCGACCGGAAATATAGTCCTCGGTTTCTTTCTTTTCCGGTGTCTCGAAAATCCGACGCGTCGGACCGTATTCCACTAGTCGGCCGGGTTTACCCGTTGCTTCCAGGGAGAAGAATGCGGTTTGCTCTGACACCCGGGCGGCTTGCTGCATATTATGCGTCACGATGACGATGGTGTACTTTTCCCTGAGTTCGTGAATTAATTCCTCAACCGCCAGGGTAGAGATGGGGTCCAAGGCAGAGCACGGCTCATCCATTAACAGCACCTCGGGTTCCACCGCTATAGCTCTAGCGATACACAACCGCTGCTGCTGCCCGCCCGATAAACCACCACCTGGCCTATCTAAACGGTCTTTCACTTCTTCCCATAAATTCGCCCCCCGCAGGGATTTCTCCGCCACCTCTTTGAGCTTCTTCTTAT
This genomic interval from Corynebacterium poyangense contains the following:
- a CDS encoding CapA family protein, giving the protein MRPQRAPHAARLNKAQRLSVPLLSGAVIGTIAAGLGTHLISAEPGSPTIDHAQLPASQPQPISITVSGDLLWHENVFESGHNPDGIWDFSPVFAPMKPIIDNADLAICHEEVPFAPPEGPFSGYPQFQAPPQIAQGVAQAGWDLCTTASNHSVDGGFPGIQRTMDAFQAAGIMTSGTSRTPEEDATPRIVTTASGVKVAVVNGTYGTNGLPVEEPWMVQDLNPDTLLAKAKTAREAGADIVMAAIHAGNEGDTEPTEQQTELAHILTASPDIDVVYGHHAHAVQPIEKVNGKWVVYGLGNMVASQLPDNFLAYDGLTVRFTFAPTDHGRWEISRLDYIPTIISAPKVMPVTVSPISSLINMPDADLDRIHQSRQRTVDTVLSRGAGADPVVHEG
- a CDS encoding aminotransferase-like domain-containing protein gives rise to the protein MSSVDDLVGHLRQWIDSAAPGTQLPSSRRLVEQYRISPVTVHKAMDILKGLGLVESRPGSGTFVRQQRTAKSLDFTWQAAALREAPPRVMGLSDPLHNADNTSIAFHSGYPSPELLPLRLIRSALNRVTRSPSLADRSPSAGLPELQSWFAQELAHRSPATISPPMPRDVTIVPGTQSGLVAVFRSLCAPGQAVLCESPTYWGAILAARQGDVRLKVVGHDSDGPLISDLGTALRTTGAKVFYAQPTFHNPTGTQWSLSRREEVLEVIRRHGAFLIEDDWARDFAIAEPLLPLAALDDSGHVIYLRSLTKSISPAIRVGAIIARGPARDRILGSIGADALYVSGLLQQVAADVVMNSAWKTHLRHLRSQLAQRRDLLIAALSPLAPALSLVHIPAGGLNLWLRLAEGIDEQDLASRCSSRGTYIAAGQQWFPSDPPGQFIRLNYSSPAPSRFHEGAATMGEVLGEILR
- a CDS encoding DMT family transporter, producing the protein MSINSSAFALSEEPLSPSRRSHAGLWWGLLGVIAFSFTVPLTKVALRDDHLSALFVGSGRSVIAGILAIIALRWTRQPLPRGQQWIQVAVVAIGAVLGFPLLTSYALHVTPASHGAVVIALLPAATAVIAVLRTKEQPGALFWGSALAGAIAAVIFALHSSGSLSTLTWPDLLLFLAVALCAIGYAEGGVLSRSLGSWQTISWALVISLPLMTLFSGVALVHHPPSGGLTTWLAFAYLSVISMFLGFFAWYHGLALGPMSQVSQIQLSQPVMSLLWAWLLLGEHITLGTVIGGFVVIACALSAVRARVH
- a CDS encoding family 1 glycosylhydrolase codes for the protein MSNLRARLMAAAALLFTLFLLPTSPAAAGGFAAAPTASPTFHWGVATSGFQVEGHNPDSNWKRYVDATAPTGKNDPVNDAVNFWERYPEDIQRAADMGVNTFRISVEWARIEPTPDQYDEAALAHYDDIINSIRAHGMTPMITMVHYVYPGWLADRGGFLSEDAIEHFGRFADLITQRWGGPGQDTLWVTFNEPLVFFGHEVEIGLINVADMPRFLDNIARAHRLGYEAAHRANPATMVTTNEAFLPAVTGITDTMLLNRVADALDYVGIDYYYGVAANNLTTINAAFGKFAAVRPQPEGIYEAIQHFAGAFPGKPIYIVENGMPTDNGVRTDGVERGDFIKDTVFWLQRARADGYNVIGYNHWSLVDNYEWGKYAPRFGLYTVDVLSDPQLTRRPSSGVDAYRQAIADGGVPADYHPVLPLAQCSASTIPDSCLNPPNPTGPRALLR
- a CDS encoding Re/Si-specific NAD(P)(+) transhydrogenase subunit alpha, with the protein product MHIGVPRDPHPDQRLVATTPETIASLKRLGYEVAVEKGAGTSAHFPDQAYHDAGAELVDSAAAWGADIVLCLDQPPLSALELMKPGALLISRLAPATSPEFIEQCRQHRITAMAMDAVPRLSRAQSMDVLSSMANIAGYRAVIEAASEFGRLFTGQVTAAGKLPPAQVYVIGAGVAGLAAIGTAQSMGAVVKATDVRPETAEQVQSMGAEFVAIPVATEESEDGYAKEMTADQARAAAILYAEQAARADIVITTANIPGRRSPVLLTAADVAQMRPGSVIVDMAAQGGGNCELTQPGQVVETGNGVKIIGYTDLAGRLPAQASHLYAKNLANFLALLTPDKDGCPQVNLDDDIIRGVCLCQGENILWPPPPVKVSAAPAPADQKAVAEPAVPAEEKTRRSPLLWIGLATILAVVLMAFSPAAVASHYVVLMLAIVVGFYVITSVTHSLHTPLMSETNAISGIIVVGALPQIGSPHLAVQIISMIAIFVASINIFGGFTVTHRMLTMFRKDS
- a CDS encoding NAD(P)(+) transhydrogenase (Re/Si-specific) subunit beta produces the protein MDSLSTISSVIAALCFIVALAGLAKQDTAQRGNFFGAVGMMIAVAAALVLSLKNSAHSILMTLVLIAPAMGGGAVIGVWRARRVAMTGMPELIAILHSFVGLAAVLIGYNSFVESLGHEPDHYGFHLGEIHLGIFIGAVTFTGSIVAWLKLSGKISGAPLTLPGRNLINLLILIVCAGLLVAFISSASWWALIIMTVLALILGVHLVAAIGGGDMPVVVSMLNSYSGWAAAAAGFMLGNPLLIITGALVGSSGAYLSAIMCQAMNRSFLSVVLGGFGSDTSSSSSTLADPHAQHSEISAAETAELLHDARRVVIAPGYGMAVAQAQYPVAELTRKLRDLGVDVVFAIHPVAGRLPGHMNVLLAEAKVPYDIVLEMDEINDDFPDVDVVLVIGANDTVNPIAEEPGSPIAGMPVLKVWEAHRVIVLKRSMGAGYAGVANPLFSKDNTDMLLGDAKGSVEALCQDLSVSSQLKEKM